A window of the Rhinoraja longicauda isolate Sanriku21f chromosome 20, sRhiLon1.1, whole genome shotgun sequence genome harbors these coding sequences:
- the LOC144603648 gene encoding protein BTG1-like, giving the protein MYVLGAWADMKPEISAAVGFICKLLQTKAKVEERQLQSFCQSLQDLLAEHYRHHWFPDKPCKGSGYRCIRINHKMDPIIWKAANRIGLSNEQVYELLPSELTLWVDPYEVSYRIGEDGSICVLYEAQPIVHSHHLHLGAGSPVPMVEGSRTSCKGELLMSRTAPCKTYSMMTVSS; this is encoded by the exons ATGTACGTTTTGGGCGCTTGGGCCGACATGAAGCCGGAGATCAGCGCGGCGGTGGGCTTTATCTGCAAGCTTCTGCAGACCAAGGCCAAGGTGGAGGAGCGGCAGCTACAGTCCTTCTGCCAGTCGCTGCAGGACCTGCTGGCGG AACACTATAGACACCACTGGTTCCCCGACAAACCGTGCAAAGGCTCCGGCTACCGGTGCATCCGGATCAACCATAAAATGGACCCCATCATCTGGAAGGCGGCCAACAGGATCGGGCTGAGCAACGAGCAGGTTTACGAACTGCTGCCCAGCGAGCTCACGCTCTGGGTCGATCCCTACGAAGTGTCCTACCGAATCGGCGAAGACGGTTCCATCTGCGTGCTGTACGAGGCGCAGCCCATCGTCCACAGCCACCACCTACACCTGGGGGCCGGCTCGCCCGTGCCCATGGTCGAAGGCAGCCGGACAAGTTGCAAGGGCGAGTTGTTGATGAGTAGAACCGCTCCTTGCAAAACGTACAGCATGATGACCGTATCTAGCTAG